The Drosophila nasuta strain 15112-1781.00 chromosome 2R, ASM2355853v1, whole genome shotgun sequence genome segment GGGTTCGCCACTACTTATTTTGTTGGAGCCCCACGATGATGAACAAGTCAGTACAGAGTGTGCCATCAAAACCACCAATGTGGAGGAGCCCATGGAGTATGAACTGGACTCAAATAGTTCCAGTTTGAATACGATATTTATGCGTGGTCCCGACATGTCGAATATTTTCCATGAACTGGACAAGGCAGCCGAGGAATACGAATTGACGATATCGCCATTAAAACCGCATTTCAAGATTGCCACGCTCGGTGTCATGCAGGCGGAATCCAGTGTCGAAGTGGCTAAGTCAAGTGACATGATTATTTTGTTCAATTGCCGTGCAACAACAGTAGCTCAGTATAAAAGTCAACAGATACGCTTAACCAACAAGGCATTGCAGGTGGCCACTAAAGTGGCCATAAAAACCGATGCCAGTGGTCTGCTGGAGATGCATTTCATGATGCAGTCGGACGCTCAGGAGGAAATGTATGTGCGTTTCTTCATCACTCCATTGTTGGACATCAGTTGAAATGGCATTGTTTTTAAACGATCTGGCATCACTCACAAGtcttgttcttattgttgctgcctgcGCTTTACGCAAAATGCGTTTAAGATTATTGTATGCGGAGCGTGGCTCTAGACAAATAAAACTCTTTAAATTCagattcaataaaattaatgaattcaaATAATCGTTAAGCCGATGAATGCATATGCGTATTATTTGAAGAGCATCGCAATAGCGCTAAACACTTTCGAATAGTTACCTATTACAGGGTATCGTTAAATGTACCCTCCATTTTgtatgctgctgttgttgttgccatgcCATCAGCTGTGTGCCTAGcatgtgttttgttgtgtgtattGCTTCTTCTTGTTTCTCTTCTTGGTTGTGTTGGGTTATTCTGGCGGAAAAAAGCGTGctccataaaaataaagcgTAAAAACTCCGATTTTGGATCTTTTATAATATGCATACGTAAGAAATGGAAGATTTGACGATGTCGCAACGtgttaatttctattttactAGGCATGAGCATTTTAAGACGCCAGCCGATGAAGATGAGCTCGAGGACATTGATGACGATATGGTAGTTGGTGTTATAGCTGAAATAGAACAAGAGGTGCTCAACGAATCGGAGAGCGACGATGACGAATACGATTTGGTGGACATGGATGCACTGGGGGCACCCCAAGAGAACGATGTCCACAGCAGCTCCGACGATAGCATCAGTAGTGATGGTAGCTTTGACCCAAATGCTGAAGACTCTGACTCGGATGATTCCATGCTCGATGAGGCGGCAGCTGGCGGTGCGAGCAATGCCAAACGACGCAAGGAACAGACAGCTAACGATGGCTTAGGGCCCAGTGGTTCAGGTGGAAGTGGAAATACTGCCACAGCTGACTATTCACATTTGGATGAAGATGATGAGACGGACGAGACAGTGCGTGCGATCATAGCGGCCATTAAGAAGCCGCGCAGCTCACCGCCAGAGATCAAGTTGGAAGATTTCATAACCGACATTTGCTTTCATCCGCAACGCGATATTATCGCTCTGGCCACCATAATTGGAGATGTCCACTTGTATGAGTACGGCAACGAAGAAAACAAACTCTTGCGCTCGATTGAAGTGCATGCTAAGGCTTGTCGTGACGTAGAGTTCACAGAGGATGGGCGCAGTTTGATCACTTGCTCCAAAGACAAGTGTGTGATGATTACCGACATGGAGACGGAGAAGTTGAAGAAACTCTATGAGACAGCTCACGATGATGCCATCAATAAGCTCCATGTGCTCGACGAACGTCTGTTTGCCACCGGCGATGATGCGGGAACTGTTAAGTTGTGGGATTTTCGTACAAAAGACGCCATCTTCGAACTGAAGGAAGTGGAGGATCAGATCACCCAAATACTGACCaatgaacaaaataaactGTTATTGGCCACTAGTGCCGATGGCTATTTGACCACCTACAATATAGGTGCTCGCAAGTTGTACGTGCAGTCGGAACCGTACGAGGAAGAGATGAACTGCATGGGCATTTATCGCGGCAGTTCCAAGTTGGTGGCGGGCACCTCAAAGGGACGACTCTACACCTATAACTGGGGCTACTTCGGTTACCATTGTGACATGTACCCAGGCATCAAGAGCCCCATAAGTCTGATGATACCCATTACAGATCGAATTGCGTGCGTGGCTGGCGAGGATGGCAACATACGTGCTTGCCATATTGCCCCATATCGCAATCTCGGTGTTGTGGGACAACACAATATGCCCATCGAATCACTGGACATCAACAACAGCGGTGAACTCTTGGCATCCTCATCACATAACAACGATGTGCGCTTCTGGAATGTCAAATATTTCGAGGACTTTGGTGACATCAAATACAATGAAAAGCACAATGCTTACAAGGAAAAACGACACAATTTACCATCATCCAAGTGCACAAATGCAGGAGACTTTTTTGCGGATATGACCAATGAAcatgatgacgacgatgacgaggaCGACAAGAATGCGGGAGAAGGAAGTAACGATATTATCGATACAGGTGCTGGTCCCAGCAATATAACTTAGATAATGATGTCTCTctgataaataaaaatcagaaaTAAATTTCTAGTTCGGCGTTATACATACACATTGTTAACGATTTCTTAACAATTTTTAGCCATAGACATTAATTTTCTCGCTgtaaaatctttaaataaagttaGCATGTACCTCcaatgattttaatttttttgttcctCGACAAATGAGATGATCTTGGAAATGTggaaattgaatattaattattgtatttaatttttcatttcacaaattcaattaatattatgataattttattattatacgagtaattacaaaaatttatttctatcCTGTGTCCAAATTTCAATTGGATTAGGGTATCGAGCAAATAAACTTATGCCTAATTTTAGAATTAAAGAAGTGGCTCACATTTAGCCTTGCGTCACACAACGGAT includes the following:
- the LOC132787226 gene encoding cell cycle checkpoint protein RAD1, which produces MLTQSQYDDYKFVCRLDHIKTFHAAIKSICFSDFGTLQASEEGLLITVEQGKSIQATIFISPSFFAEYHIQDSQSFSIKINVLAECLSLFGLADCGIKMLYKGEGSPLLILLEPHDDEQVSTECAIKTTNVEEPMEYELDSNSSSLNTIFMRGPDMSNIFHELDKAAEEYELTISPLKPHFKIATLGVMQAESSVEVAKSSDMIILFNCRATTVAQYKSQQIRLTNKALQVATKVAIKTDASGLLEMHFMMQSDAQEEMYVRFFITPLLDIS
- the LOC132787223 gene encoding WD repeat-containing protein 55 homolog; its protein translation is MHTHEHFKTPADEDELEDIDDDMVVGVIAEIEQEVLNESESDDDEYDLVDMDALGAPQENDVHSSSDDSISSDGSFDPNAEDSDSDDSMLDEAAAGGASNAKRRKEQTANDGLGPSGSGGSGNTATADYSHLDEDDETDETVRAIIAAIKKPRSSPPEIKLEDFITDICFHPQRDIIALATIIGDVHLYEYGNEENKLLRSIEVHAKACRDVEFTEDGRSLITCSKDKCVMITDMETEKLKKLYETAHDDAINKLHVLDERLFATGDDAGTVKLWDFRTKDAIFELKEVEDQITQILTNEQNKLLLATSADGYLTTYNIGARKLYVQSEPYEEEMNCMGIYRGSSKLVAGTSKGRLYTYNWGYFGYHCDMYPGIKSPISLMIPITDRIACVAGEDGNIRACHIAPYRNLGVVGQHNMPIESLDINNSGELLASSSHNNDVRFWNVKYFEDFGDIKYNEKHNAYKEKRHNLPSSKCTNAGDFFADMTNEHDDDDDEDDKNAGEGSNDIIDTGAGPSNIT